One window from the genome of Mumia sp. ZJ1417 encodes:
- a CDS encoding nitroreductase family protein, whose translation MELREVVRRRRMVRSYDSRPVPREVVDRMLEHATRAPSAGFSQGWAFLVLDTPEDVARFWSATTPPERAASPSRWLRGMRTAPVVIVPLAHKEAYLDRYAEADKGWTDRDESRWAAPYWYVDTGMASLLVLLTAVDEGLGACFFGIPPARTAELRAVFGVPDGYDPVGAITVGYRAEDDVEGSRARGRRPLSEVVHRGRWGQDRT comes from the coding sequence GTGGAGCTCCGCGAGGTCGTACGACGCCGGCGGATGGTCCGCTCGTACGACTCCCGCCCGGTGCCTCGCGAGGTCGTCGACCGGATGCTGGAGCATGCGACCCGTGCACCGAGCGCCGGCTTCAGCCAGGGCTGGGCGTTCCTCGTGCTCGACACCCCGGAGGACGTCGCGCGGTTCTGGTCGGCGACGACCCCGCCGGAGCGCGCTGCCTCGCCGTCGCGGTGGCTGCGCGGCATGCGCACGGCCCCCGTCGTGATCGTGCCGCTCGCGCACAAGGAGGCCTACCTCGACCGGTACGCCGAGGCCGACAAGGGCTGGACCGACCGCGACGAGTCGCGATGGGCTGCCCCGTACTGGTACGTCGACACCGGCATGGCCTCGCTCCTCGTCCTCCTCACCGCCGTCGACGAGGGGCTCGGCGCCTGCTTCTTCGGCATCCCGCCGGCGCGTACCGCCGAGCTCCGGGCCGTCTTCGGCGTCCCCGACGGGTACGACCCGGTGGGCGCGATCACCGTCGGGTACCGCGCGGAGGACGACGTCGAGGGCTCCCGTGCACGTGGTCGCCGCCCCCTGTCGGAGGTGGTCCACCGCGGCCGGTGGGGGCAGGACAGGACCTAA
- a CDS encoding GPP34 family phosphoprotein → MLVAEELTLLALDPESGRMRANPSAVEQALAGALLLDLAQAGPLSLDSDGVIQLVSTGPSHPVLGSGLSRLTGQIPLKVRDAIHVLAPGLSETVLDTMAVRGLVRRDEHRTLVLKILVRWHMTAPAMADAARADLTSILATSSGTPASASDPVLGPREAALLTVLGGADLLALAETSRNPASAARMREWCADVAYGRNCLHSVPDNVLAFQRAVHAALATSATASSHGAPPAPSAPETASV, encoded by the coding sequence ATGCTGGTCGCCGAGGAACTCACCCTGCTCGCGCTCGATCCCGAGAGCGGGAGGATGCGCGCGAATCCATCCGCCGTCGAGCAGGCGCTCGCCGGCGCACTGCTGCTCGACCTCGCTCAGGCCGGCCCTCTGAGCCTCGACTCCGACGGCGTGATCCAGCTCGTCAGCACCGGCCCCAGCCACCCCGTCCTCGGGAGCGGCTTGTCGCGACTCACCGGCCAGATCCCGCTCAAGGTGCGCGACGCGATCCACGTCCTCGCCCCGGGCCTGTCCGAGACCGTCCTCGACACGATGGCCGTGCGGGGGCTGGTCCGCCGCGACGAGCACCGCACGCTCGTCCTCAAGATCCTGGTGCGCTGGCACATGACCGCCCCGGCGATGGCGGACGCGGCGCGCGCCGACCTCACGAGCATCCTGGCCACGTCCTCGGGCACGCCTGCGTCGGCCTCGGACCCGGTGCTCGGTCCGCGCGAGGCGGCGCTGCTCACCGTGCTCGGAGGCGCCGACCTCCTCGCGCTCGCCGAGACCTCGCGCAATCCGGCCTCGGCAGCACGGATGCGGGAGTGGTGCGCCGATGTGGCGTACGGGCGCAACTGCCTCCACAGCGTCCCCGACAACGTGCTGGCCTTCCAGCGCGCGGTGCACGCCGCTCTCGCCACGTCGGCCACCGCCTCGAGCCACGGCGCCCCGCCGGCCCCATCCGCGCCGGAGACCGCCTCCGTCTGA
- a CDS encoding MFS transporter has protein sequence MDAVVRLRTAPGRWLLLATVLGSSMAMLDGTVVNVALPTIGEDLDADVGGLQWVVNGYTLALASLILLGGALGDRWGRRRVFVIGVIWFALASLLCGIAPNVEMLIAARLLQGVGGALLTPGSLALISASFDPEDRGAAIGAWSGLGGVATALGPLLGGWLVEAVSWRAVFLLNLPFAVAIVWICGRHVPESRDPDAPARFDVLGVVLTAGGLAALTYGLIDSTTWIAVAGLVVLLLFVAQEHRSANPLVPLGLFADRVFAGANLVTFAVYAALGAVFFFLVVQLQVVAGYSPLAAGAATLPVTVLMLLFSPAAGRLGTRIGPRLPMTVGPLVAAVGLLLMLRIGGDASYLVDVLPGVVVFGVGLTILVSPLTTAVLAAAPDHLAGTASGVNNAVARTAQLLAVAALPPLVGIVGGALSDPVLFDEGFDQAMLVCVGLLIAGAALAFAMIRDRPSTHAIPVEQQAGCDVCGPRPYPVASSRGARPER, from the coding sequence GTGGATGCCGTCGTTCGTCTTCGCACCGCGCCGGGGCGTTGGCTGCTGCTCGCGACCGTGCTCGGATCGAGCATGGCGATGCTCGACGGGACAGTCGTCAACGTCGCGCTGCCGACGATCGGCGAGGACCTGGACGCCGACGTCGGTGGTCTGCAGTGGGTGGTCAACGGCTACACCCTCGCGCTCGCCTCACTGATCCTGCTCGGTGGCGCGCTCGGCGACCGGTGGGGGAGGCGCCGCGTCTTCGTGATCGGGGTGATCTGGTTCGCGCTGGCGTCGCTGCTGTGCGGGATCGCGCCGAACGTCGAGATGCTGATCGCGGCGCGCCTCCTCCAAGGAGTCGGCGGCGCGCTGCTCACGCCCGGCAGCCTCGCCCTCATCTCGGCGTCGTTCGACCCCGAAGACCGCGGCGCGGCGATCGGCGCCTGGTCCGGGCTCGGCGGAGTGGCGACCGCGCTCGGCCCGCTGCTGGGCGGATGGCTCGTCGAGGCGGTGAGCTGGCGCGCGGTGTTCCTCCTCAACCTCCCGTTCGCGGTCGCGATCGTGTGGATCTGCGGGCGTCACGTGCCGGAGAGCCGAGACCCCGACGCGCCCGCGCGCTTCGACGTCCTCGGCGTGGTGCTCACCGCGGGCGGTCTGGCGGCGCTCACGTACGGGCTCATCGACTCGACCACGTGGATCGCGGTGGCAGGGCTCGTGGTGCTGCTGCTCTTCGTCGCGCAAGAGCACCGCAGCGCCAACCCGCTCGTGCCGCTCGGGCTGTTCGCCGACCGCGTGTTCGCGGGGGCCAACCTCGTGACGTTCGCCGTGTATGCGGCACTGGGCGCCGTCTTCTTCTTCCTCGTGGTGCAGCTGCAGGTCGTCGCGGGCTACTCGCCGCTGGCCGCCGGTGCCGCGACGCTGCCGGTGACCGTCCTCATGCTGCTCTTCTCGCCGGCGGCGGGACGTCTCGGGACGCGGATCGGCCCGCGGCTCCCGATGACGGTCGGGCCGCTGGTCGCGGCCGTCGGCCTGCTGCTCATGCTGCGCATCGGGGGCGACGCGTCGTACCTCGTCGACGTCCTCCCCGGGGTGGTCGTGTTCGGCGTCGGGCTGACGATCCTGGTGTCGCCGCTGACCACCGCCGTGCTCGCGGCCGCTCCGGACCACCTCGCCGGCACCGCGTCGGGAGTCAACAACGCGGTCGCGCGGACGGCGCAGCTGCTTGCCGTCGCGGCGCTGCCGCCGCTGGTCGGGATCGTCGGGGGAGCGCTGTCGGACCCGGTGCTCTTCGACGAGGGGTTCGACCAGGCGATGCTCGTGTGCGTCGGGCTGCTCATCGCAGGTGCGGCGCTGGCGTTCGCGATGATCCGCGACCGCCCGAGCACGCACGCGATCCCGGTCGAGCAGCAGGCGGGCTGCGACGTCTGCGGGCCGCGGCCGTACCCGGTGGCGTCGTCGCGAGGAGCGCGGCCCGAACGCTAG
- a CDS encoding DUF4916 domain-containing protein: MTVRTPDPNPGWLSEDDLDEARKRVPMLYVEAVPVRMDPDGLVAEIGLLLRGAQHTGTIARSFVSGRVMHGERVRDALMRHLEKDLGPTAFPVLPVSTVPFAVTEYFPYPGASQFSDPRQHAVALAYVVPVSGECHPRQDALEITWFTPAEAATDAVAAEMEGGRGALLRQALGYLGLLGG; encoded by the coding sequence ATGACGGTACGCACGCCCGATCCCAATCCCGGTTGGCTCTCCGAGGACGACCTCGACGAGGCGCGCAAGCGCGTCCCGATGCTGTACGTCGAGGCGGTCCCGGTCCGCATGGACCCCGACGGTCTCGTCGCCGAGATCGGACTGCTGCTGCGCGGCGCCCAGCACACCGGCACGATCGCGCGCTCGTTCGTCAGCGGCCGCGTGATGCACGGCGAGCGGGTCCGCGACGCGCTCATGCGCCACCTCGAGAAGGACCTCGGTCCCACCGCGTTCCCGGTGCTGCCGGTGAGCACGGTCCCGTTCGCGGTCACCGAGTACTTCCCCTACCCGGGCGCCTCGCAGTTCTCCGACCCGCGTCAGCACGCGGTCGCGCTGGCGTATGTCGTGCCGGTCTCAGGCGAGTGCCACCCGCGTCAGGACGCGCTGGAGATCACCTGGTTCACCCCCGCGGAGGCCGCGACCGACGCCGTTGCCGCCGAGATGGAGGGCGGACGCGGCGCGCTCCTGCGCCAGGCGCTCGGCTACCTGGGGCTGCTGGGCGGCTGA
- a CDS encoding multidrug efflux SMR transporter, whose translation MSWLVLIISGILEAVWATALGRSDGLTRVVPTVVFGITVVLSMVGLAYAMRSLPTGTAYAVWVGIGASLTVAYAMVTGAEPVSALRVLFLAMIIGGVVGLKVVH comes from the coding sequence ATGTCATGGCTCGTCCTCATCATCTCCGGCATCCTCGAAGCCGTCTGGGCCACCGCGCTCGGACGCTCCGACGGCCTCACCCGAGTCGTCCCCACCGTCGTCTTCGGCATCACCGTCGTGCTCAGCATGGTCGGTCTCGCCTACGCGATGCGCAGCCTCCCGACCGGGACCGCGTACGCCGTGTGGGTGGGCATCGGCGCCTCCCTCACCGTGGCGTACGCGATGGTGACGGGCGCCGAGCCCGTCTCCGCGCTGCGCGTCCTCTTCCTCGCGATGATCATCGGAGGGGTCGTCGGCCTGAAGGTCGTGCACTGA
- a CDS encoding MFS transporter, producing MDAPAAAPSRITARHWLMLGVATFAQAAGACFAHGVAFLIPALQDREHSLTTAGAVAAMPLVGTMLTLVAWGAIADRYGERVVLVGGTLGTAAAGAVAVVVADRLVPLCLALLVAGMLAASTSAASGRVVAGWFPAHRRGLAMGIRQMAQPLGVGLAAATMAPLAAGAGLGAALWVPVAAAAIAGVACATAVTDPPRPSRATAQASGHLSHPYTSPYLPRIHLASMLLVVPQFTVWTFALVWLVGDLGWSPGAAGGLVAATQLLGALGRIGAGQVSDLVASRLRPMRWVAVAAAVTMAGLAVTDRLGWDAVAVALLVVATVVTVADNGLAFTAIAERAGPYWSGRALGVQNTGQYLAAAAVPPVLGAVATAAGFPVMFALVALFPVVAAPLVPAKEERPLT from the coding sequence ATGGATGCGCCTGCAGCCGCGCCGTCCCGGATCACGGCACGCCACTGGCTGATGCTCGGCGTCGCCACCTTCGCCCAGGCGGCGGGCGCCTGCTTCGCTCACGGCGTCGCGTTCCTCATCCCCGCACTCCAGGACCGCGAACACTCGCTCACCACCGCCGGGGCCGTCGCCGCGATGCCGCTTGTCGGGACGATGCTCACGCTGGTCGCGTGGGGCGCGATCGCCGACCGGTACGGGGAGCGCGTCGTCCTCGTCGGCGGCACCCTCGGCACCGCGGCGGCAGGTGCGGTCGCGGTCGTCGTCGCCGATCGCCTCGTCCCGCTGTGCCTGGCGCTCCTCGTCGCCGGGATGCTCGCGGCGAGCACCTCGGCGGCATCGGGTCGCGTGGTCGCGGGGTGGTTCCCCGCGCACCGCCGTGGCCTCGCAATGGGGATCCGTCAGATGGCGCAGCCGCTCGGTGTCGGGCTCGCTGCCGCGACAATGGCTCCGCTCGCGGCCGGCGCCGGGCTCGGCGCTGCCTTGTGGGTCCCCGTCGCCGCCGCCGCGATCGCGGGCGTCGCGTGCGCCACGGCCGTCACCGACCCGCCCCGTCCGAGCCGTGCGACCGCCCAGGCGTCCGGCCACCTCAGCCACCCGTACACGAGCCCGTATCTCCCCCGCATCCACCTCGCCTCGATGCTGCTGGTCGTCCCCCAGTTCACGGTCTGGACGTTCGCGCTCGTCTGGCTCGTCGGCGACCTCGGCTGGTCACCGGGCGCGGCGGGCGGCCTGGTCGCCGCGACCCAGCTCCTCGGCGCACTGGGCCGGATCGGCGCCGGACAGGTCTCCGACCTCGTCGCCAGCCGCCTGCGTCCGATGCGCTGGGTCGCGGTCGCGGCTGCCGTCACGATGGCAGGGCTGGCGGTGACCGACCGGCTCGGCTGGGATGCCGTCGCCGTCGCGCTGCTGGTCGTCGCGACGGTGGTGACGGTCGCCGACAACGGGCTCGCGTTCACGGCCATCGCCGAGCGGGCCGGCCCGTACTGGTCGGGTCGTGCGCTCGGCGTCCAGAACACCGGCCAGTACCTCGCGGCGGCCGCCGTACCTCCGGTCCTCGGAGCCGTGGCGACAGCGGCCGGGTTCCCCGTGATGTTCGCCCTGGTCGCACTGTTCCCGGTCGTCGCGGCACCGCTCGTACCGGCCAAAGAGGAGCGCCCGCTCACGTGA